The Babylonia areolata isolate BAREFJ2019XMU chromosome 22, ASM4173473v1, whole genome shotgun sequence genome contains a region encoding:
- the LOC143297014 gene encoding frataxin, mitochondrial-like yields MCSVAFSARVLRCFTQRSACRHRVGSRAWPTSAAVSCGGEALAASSRTLNLLSPHCPSGVVTAPLLSCLHTSAPRAMACTDTHITEAEYENLVSETLDSLAECLEDLPDSVPCPDDFDITFGDGVLTLSLGGSLGTYVINKQTPNKQIWLSSPTSGPKRYDYQDKQWVYSRNKEGLHTLLERELSAALQSDIDLSHCVFYS; encoded by the exons ATGTGTTCAGTTGCGTTTTCTGCTCGCGTACTTCGTTGCTTTACGCAACGGTCAGCTTGCAGACATCGC GTTGGATCCAGAGCATGGCCCACCTCAGCAGCTGTGTCATGTGGAGGGGAAGCATTGGCGGCAAGCAGCCGTACCTTGAATTTGCTGTCACCACACTGCCCCTCAGGGGTGGTCACTGCGCCTCTGCTGTCATGCCTTCACACGTCCGCTCCACGTGCCATGGCTTGCACAGACACGCA CATCACGGAAGCAGAATATGAGAACCTTGTGTCGGAGACACTGGACTCGTTGGCTGAGTGTTTAGAAGACTTGCCGGATTCAGTGCCTTGTCCGGACGACTTTGATATCACTTTTGGG GATGGTGTGTTGACACTGAGCCTGGGGGGATCACTGGGCACCTATGTCATCAACAAACAGACCCCCAACAAGCAGATATGGTTGTCGTCTCCGACCAG CGGCCCAAAGCGTTACGATTACCAGGACAAGCAGTGGGTGTACTCGCGGAACAAGGAAGGGCTACACACGCTGCTGGAGAGAGAGTTATCTGCCGCGCTTCAGTCTGACATCGACCTTTCTCATTGTGTCTTCTACAGCTGA